The following are encoded in a window of Vibrio sp. SCSIO 43136 genomic DNA:
- a CDS encoding phosphomannomutase, whose amino-acid sequence MENCVDAFKAYDIRGRLPDELNPKIAYSIGRAYAQLLKPKKVAVGYDIRLSSEELAQNLRFGLIDGGVEQVLDLGLVGTEEVYFATSHLELDGGIMVTASHNPKEYNGMKLVREQAKPISGDSGLNEIKALVATQAYTCSGDFFLYEQKSQRYDISQEYTDHLLGYVNRDQLRPLRIVVNAGNGAAGHMIDNLEARLPFEFIKVNHEPDGNFPNGIPNPLLVDNRQSTIDAVIEHNADFGVAWDGDVDRCFLFDENGEFIEGYYIVGMLAKAFLNKQPNAKIIHDPRLTWNTIELVEQAGGTAIQSKTGHAFIKERMRLEDAVYGGEMSAHHYFRDFAYCDSGMLPWLLIAELVSDSGLSLSQFVKSAQSNYPISGEINRSVADATAAVSRVWEAFIETAIVTDVTDGISMEFENWRFNLRSSNTEPVVRLNVEAKGDAGLVEEKTSQILALLEQA is encoded by the coding sequence ATGGAAAACTGCGTAGATGCGTTTAAGGCATACGATATTCGAGGGCGATTGCCGGATGAACTGAATCCGAAAATCGCCTATTCAATCGGTCGAGCATACGCTCAATTACTGAAGCCAAAGAAAGTCGCAGTGGGATACGACATTCGTCTCAGCAGTGAAGAACTGGCTCAGAATCTGCGCTTTGGCTTGATTGATGGCGGTGTCGAACAAGTGCTAGATCTAGGTTTGGTCGGTACTGAAGAAGTGTATTTTGCCACCAGCCATTTAGAGTTGGATGGTGGCATCATGGTGACGGCAAGCCACAACCCGAAAGAGTATAACGGGATGAAGTTGGTACGCGAGCAAGCGAAACCAATCAGTGGTGACAGCGGCCTTAATGAGATCAAAGCACTGGTGGCCACACAAGCGTACACCTGTTCAGGAGATTTCTTTTTATATGAGCAAAAATCGCAACGTTACGATATTTCTCAAGAGTACACTGATCATCTGTTGGGTTACGTTAATCGTGACCAGCTTCGTCCATTGAGAATCGTGGTTAACGCCGGTAATGGTGCTGCGGGGCATATGATTGACAACCTAGAGGCTAGGTTGCCATTCGAGTTTATTAAGGTAAACCACGAGCCTGACGGCAACTTCCCTAATGGGATCCCAAACCCGCTATTGGTGGATAACCGTCAATCAACCATTGATGCGGTTATCGAGCATAACGCCGATTTCGGCGTCGCCTGGGATGGAGATGTAGACCGCTGTTTCTTGTTTGATGAAAACGGTGAGTTCATCGAGGGCTATTACATCGTAGGCATGCTAGCTAAAGCGTTTTTGAACAAACAGCCAAACGCCAAAATCATCCATGACCCACGCCTTACCTGGAACACGATTGAGTTGGTCGAGCAAGCAGGTGGTACAGCGATTCAATCGAAAACAGGTCATGCATTTATCAAAGAACGCATGCGTTTGGAAGATGCCGTCTACGGTGGTGAGATGAGTGCACACCACTACTTCCGAGATTTCGCTTACTGCGATTCTGGGATGCTGCCTTGGCTGTTGATTGCAGAGTTGGTGTCTGACAGCGGTTTGAGCCTGTCGCAATTTGTGAAAAGCGCGCAATCTAATTATCCGATCTCTGGGGAGATCAATCGCAGTGTAGCCGATGCGACAGCGGCCGTTAGTCGAGTGTGGGAAGCTTTTATCGAAACCGCCATTGTTACGGATGTAACAGACGGTATCAGCATGGAGTTTGAAAACTGGCGATTCAACTTGCGTTCGTCAAACACTGAGCCTGTTGTACGCCTAAACGTTGAAGCCAAGGGCGATGCCGGTTTGGTCGAGGAGAAGACCTCGCAAATCTTGGCGCTATTGGAACAAGCTTAA
- a CDS encoding ABC transporter ATP-binding protein, whose protein sequence is MHAVEVKQLNKSFGKTVILNDIDLEMEAGGFTVLLGPSGCGKSTLLRLIAGLEDVTSGEILIGDKDVTLADPKDRDIAMVFQSYALFPHMTVEENIGFGMKINKKPEHEITKRVQEVADLLQIGHLLDRTPAQLSGGQRQRVAIGRALMREPKVFLFDEPLSNLDAKLRGEMRLELKKLHETLNSTIVYVTHDQIEAMTLATKIILLNKGIPQQIGTPYEIYNQPQNVFVAKFVGSPQINLLKGALHQEGDQWGVMVEDVWIPVSHYQFAESPTQGRKVLFGIRPEHVTQSPLNSDFQAELKVNAFEMTGSETLAEFDLKGQPLRAKLDANVGITNGQSLGLHLNLQNVSLFCAATENRI, encoded by the coding sequence ATGCACGCAGTAGAAGTTAAACAGTTAAATAAATCATTTGGTAAGACGGTTATCCTTAACGACATCGATCTAGAGATGGAAGCGGGTGGGTTTACGGTTTTACTCGGTCCGTCGGGTTGTGGCAAATCTACCTTGCTGCGTCTTATCGCAGGTCTAGAGGACGTTACCTCAGGCGAGATCTTAATCGGTGATAAAGACGTGACATTGGCCGACCCGAAAGATAGAGATATCGCAATGGTGTTTCAATCTTATGCGCTCTTCCCCCATATGACGGTGGAAGAGAACATCGGCTTTGGGATGAAGATCAACAAAAAGCCAGAGCATGAAATTACTAAGCGCGTTCAAGAAGTTGCGGACTTACTGCAAATTGGTCACTTACTGGATCGTACTCCAGCGCAACTTTCAGGTGGCCAACGTCAACGTGTTGCTATTGGCCGAGCATTGATGCGTGAACCAAAAGTGTTCCTATTTGATGAGCCATTATCGAACCTCGATGCGAAACTTCGTGGTGAGATGCGTCTAGAACTGAAAAAGCTTCATGAAACATTGAATTCGACCATCGTGTATGTGACGCACGATCAGATTGAAGCCATGACGTTAGCGACCAAAATTATTCTGCTTAACAAAGGCATTCCGCAACAAATTGGCACGCCGTACGAGATTTACAACCAACCGCAAAACGTGTTTGTGGCCAAGTTTGTCGGTTCACCGCAAATCAATCTGCTTAAAGGGGCACTGCACCAAGAGGGCGACCAGTGGGGTGTAATGGTGGAGGATGTGTGGATTCCGGTATCGCATTACCAGTTTGCAGAAAGCCCAACCCAAGGTCGCAAAGTATTGTTTGGTATTCGCCCAGAACACGTCACGCAGTCACCGTTAAACAGCGACTTTCAAGCTGAGCTTAAAGTGAATGCATTTGAGATGACGGGGTCCGAAACACTCGCTGAGTTTGACCTTAAAGGTCAGCCACTTCGTGCCAAGCTAGATGCAAACGTGGGTATCACCAATGGTCAATCACTGGGATTGCATTTGAATTTACAAAACGTTTCGCTTTTTTGCGCAGCAACCGAAAATCGCATTTGA
- a CDS encoding sugar ABC transporter permease, which yields MFDMTLKQQQRMIVFAFLAIPLTLLFTFSYYPASQLFYMSVTDWDGYAPVKEFIGLDNYTYLWEEPEQLHPLLVTLYYFVGAIIQLSLSLWFAVLVNSKLAGRNLFKTLLFIPFVLNAVAASMVFQIFYQVDGALDSFLTLIGLEGWIKPWLMDREVVNWALVAASIWRYLGFNLILFYGVLQSIPQDQYEAAKIEGASEWQQFRFITLPSIKLVIGLQVLLAFVGSLSVFEIPMIITKGANGTKTFVMATLETAFNFNDFGLASAMAVLLLMIVVLFMILQKVLFKEEN from the coding sequence ATGTTTGACATGACGTTGAAACAGCAGCAAAGGATGATAGTGTTTGCTTTCCTAGCAATCCCTCTTACGCTGTTATTTACCTTTTCCTACTATCCAGCGAGTCAGCTGTTCTATATGAGTGTGACTGACTGGGATGGTTACGCACCGGTCAAAGAGTTTATCGGCCTCGATAACTATACTTACCTGTGGGAAGAGCCTGAACAGTTACACCCTCTGCTGGTGACCTTGTACTACTTCGTTGGTGCTATTATTCAGCTCTCTCTTTCTTTGTGGTTTGCCGTTCTTGTGAACTCAAAACTTGCAGGTCGAAACTTATTTAAGACCTTGCTTTTCATTCCTTTCGTTCTCAATGCTGTGGCCGCTTCCATGGTGTTCCAGATCTTTTATCAAGTCGATGGTGCATTGGACAGCTTCTTAACCTTGATTGGTCTCGAAGGTTGGATTAAGCCGTGGCTTATGGATCGCGAAGTCGTGAACTGGGCGCTGGTGGCTGCCTCTATCTGGCGTTACCTAGGTTTCAACCTGATTTTGTTCTATGGCGTTTTGCAGTCTATTCCGCAAGACCAGTATGAAGCGGCGAAAATTGAAGGTGCGAGCGAGTGGCAACAGTTCCGCTTTATCACGCTACCGTCAATCAAGCTGGTGATTGGGCTTCAAGTGTTGCTAGCGTTTGTGGGTTCTTTGTCGGTGTTCGAAATTCCGATGATCATAACAAAAGGTGCAAACGGCACTAAAACGTTCGTGATGGCGACGTTAGAAACCGCCTTTAACTTCAATGACTTTGGTTTGGCATCGGCGATGGCGGTGTTGCTACTGATGATTGTGGTGTTGTTTATGATTCTGCAAAAAGTGCTGTTTAAGGAGGAGAACTAA
- a CDS encoding glycoside hydrolase family 130 protein, with amino-acid sequence MSVRIIGESIPNMPWQDRPQTEEGVMWRHDANPIIGWNPFPAAARVYNSAVVPFEGNFIGVFRCDYKNGRPHLHVGTSQDALNWEFTPTPIEWKDQDGNDFQPTYAYDPRVVKIEDTYYITWCTDDHGATLGCGMTKDFKTFTRLENACVPFNRNGVLFPRKINDQFVMLNRPSDSGHTPFGDIFLSHSNDMEYWGKHRHVMGKGGNGWWQGTKIGAGPIPIETSEGWLMIYHGVSGTCNGFVYSIGAALLDIDEPWKVLYRTRDYLLTPEKEYETVGFVPNVAFPCAALADADTGRIAVYYGAADTYSAVAYTTIDAIMAELKANSEVF; translated from the coding sequence ATGTCTGTAAGAATTATCGGTGAATCTATCCCTAACATGCCGTGGCAGGACCGTCCGCAAACTGAAGAAGGGGTGATGTGGCGCCATGATGCGAACCCTATTATCGGATGGAACCCATTCCCAGCCGCTGCGCGTGTCTACAACTCAGCGGTAGTGCCTTTCGAAGGTAACTTCATCGGCGTGTTCCGTTGTGACTACAAAAATGGTCGCCCACACCTACACGTTGGTACATCACAAGATGCGCTGAACTGGGAATTCACACCAACGCCAATTGAGTGGAAAGACCAAGACGGTAATGATTTCCAGCCAACGTACGCTTATGACCCTCGTGTAGTAAAAATCGAAGATACTTACTACATCACTTGGTGTACTGACGATCACGGTGCAACACTCGGTTGCGGCATGACAAAAGACTTTAAAACCTTTACTCGTCTAGAGAACGCTTGCGTGCCATTTAACCGTAACGGTGTACTGTTCCCACGTAAGATCAACGATCAATTTGTGATGCTTAACCGTCCATCGGATTCGGGACACACACCATTTGGCGACATCTTCCTAAGCCACTCTAATGACATGGAGTACTGGGGTAAGCACCGTCACGTAATGGGTAAAGGTGGTAACGGTTGGTGGCAAGGTACTAAAATTGGTGCTGGCCCAATTCCAATCGAAACCAGCGAAGGTTGGTTAATGATTTATCATGGTGTATCTGGCACATGCAACGGCTTTGTCTACAGTATTGGTGCTGCTTTACTTGATATTGATGAGCCGTGGAAAGTGCTTTACCGCACCCGTGATTACCTACTGACACCAGAAAAAGAGTACGAAACCGTTGGCTTTGTACCAAATGTCGCCTTCCCTTGTGCAGCACTAGCGGATGCAGATACTGGTCGAATCGCCGTCTACTATGGCGCAGCAGATACATACTCAGCAGTCGCTTACACGACGATTGACGCCATCATGGCAGAGCTAAAAGCGAACTCTGAAGTATTTTAA
- a CDS encoding DUF624 domain-containing protein — MLSQSPLVMACQWLSRLVWLNLIWCLMTVAGGGILGAFPATVVVCLLARRYLNGAVKATLRDAWQLFKQQFVRANLVGWSIALPSLSVTWYVKWLVMNAEGMMSILALSILPIVLFAAVFTLCCLVQLSIYQTNGVKADLLNGWVLIQQELNVVSVMLLVGLCCVLVALVTPIVTVLVGFIPMLVAAIALLWHQKQELHSLA; from the coding sequence ATGTTATCTCAATCTCCTCTCGTTATGGCATGCCAGTGGTTAAGTCGACTGGTTTGGTTGAACCTTATCTGGTGTCTGATGACTGTTGCCGGTGGTGGGATATTGGGAGCTTTTCCTGCGACTGTGGTGGTATGCCTGTTGGCTCGTCGCTACCTCAATGGTGCAGTGAAAGCGACTCTGCGAGATGCGTGGCAGCTGTTTAAACAGCAATTTGTGAGAGCCAACTTGGTGGGATGGAGTATTGCTCTGCCAAGCTTATCGGTAACTTGGTATGTGAAGTGGCTGGTAATGAATGCTGAAGGCATGATGTCGATATTGGCGCTATCCATTTTACCCATCGTATTGTTCGCTGCCGTGTTCACCCTGTGCTGCTTGGTACAGCTGAGCATTTACCAAACCAATGGTGTTAAGGCGGATCTGCTTAACGGTTGGGTACTTATCCAGCAAGAGCTCAACGTTGTTTCGGTCATGCTATTGGTTGGATTGTGCTGCGTATTAGTCGCACTAGTGACTCCTATTGTCACTGTATTGGTTGGTTTTATTCCCATGTTGGTGGCAGCGATCGCTTTGCTTTGGCACCAAAAACAAGAATTACATTCGCTGGCATAG
- a CDS encoding AGE family epimerase/isomerase: MSELHQFKSQLKLEAQQILDFWSELQDQDRGGFYCFADFEGNVDKEHPKSVLLHSRILWTFSNAYRVLGDEKYKQAADHCYHFMTAYALDAEFGGVYWMLDKNGNVTDTQKHVYNQGFAIYAFSEYFLATGHLSALEHAKVLFELVEKHAFDHGYGGYHEAFDRQWSPIANHLVCDTAEGVLAEKSMNTHLHIMEAYTTLHQAWPDLHVQQQLKGLCELMIEKVVDSSLHFGLFFSRDWKCVSRDVSYGHDIEGTWLMDAAAGQLEDRTLANAIFELTSEMAQVTYDQGMEKDGAIFNELREGHLLDSDRIWWVQAEAMVGFFNAYQKSLKAEQFSAAQGCWNIIQTELKDGRFGEWYWKVNRQGQPYTSEAKVEPWKCPYHNGRACLEVYQRIAPLEQDDQITFTAPITH; this comes from the coding sequence ATGTCTGAATTACATCAATTTAAGAGCCAGTTAAAACTGGAAGCTCAACAGATACTTGATTTCTGGTCTGAGCTGCAAGACCAAGATCGAGGTGGCTTTTACTGCTTCGCCGATTTTGAAGGCAATGTTGATAAAGAGCACCCAAAATCGGTGTTGCTGCATTCACGTATTTTATGGACATTCTCCAATGCTTATCGAGTATTGGGTGACGAGAAGTACAAGCAAGCGGCCGACCACTGTTATCACTTTATGACTGCTTATGCACTGGACGCTGAATTTGGTGGGGTCTATTGGATGCTGGATAAAAATGGTAACGTTACGGACACTCAAAAACATGTCTACAACCAAGGTTTTGCCATCTACGCATTCAGTGAGTACTTTCTCGCCACAGGTCACCTGTCAGCACTAGAGCATGCCAAAGTACTGTTTGAACTTGTTGAAAAACATGCATTTGATCATGGATACGGTGGATACCACGAAGCGTTTGATCGCCAATGGAGCCCGATCGCCAATCACCTTGTGTGTGATACTGCGGAAGGTGTATTGGCAGAGAAATCAATGAACACCCATTTACACATCATGGAAGCTTACACGACCTTGCATCAAGCTTGGCCTGACCTTCATGTGCAGCAGCAGCTCAAAGGGCTATGCGAGTTGATGATAGAAAAAGTGGTCGATTCCAGCCTCCATTTTGGACTTTTCTTTAGCCGTGATTGGAAGTGTGTGTCACGAGATGTCTCCTATGGCCATGACATTGAGGGTACTTGGTTAATGGATGCTGCCGCCGGACAGTTAGAAGACCGAACCTTAGCTAACGCAATCTTTGAGCTGACCAGTGAGATGGCGCAAGTGACTTATGACCAAGGCATGGAAAAAGACGGTGCAATTTTCAATGAATTAAGAGAGGGCCATCTGCTCGATTCAGACCGAATCTGGTGGGTGCAAGCCGAAGCAATGGTGGGGTTCTTTAATGCCTACCAAAAAAGTTTGAAAGCAGAGCAGTTCAGCGCAGCCCAAGGCTGTTGGAATATCATCCAGACTGAGCTTAAAGACGGTCGATTTGGTGAATGGTACTGGAAGGTGAATCGTCAAGGTCAGCCCTATACCAGTGAAGCCAAAGTCGAGCCTTGGAAATGTCCATATCACAATGGGCGTGCCTGCCTTGAGGTCTATCAGCGAATAGCGCCACTTGAGCAAGACGATCAAATCACTTTCACAGCACCAATTACGCACTAA
- a CDS encoding LacI family DNA-binding transcriptional regulator translates to MSKATLKTIAEYTGLSVTTVSRALKDGDDVKQPTKDKVKAAAEKLGYRPNLSGLGLRTGINYNVCAILPVTKPGDIVGDVGTLALISGLTAGLEGTPFHLTVLPLEPDQDPLEPVKYAVENNLAGGIIFNLTETQDERVTYLNEQNIPFVSFGQTEMSVEHAYVDIDNYDIGYRAASYLFEKGCKNIRLISSSQIYTYAWHKYYGVKRASMEFGVDFNKDSDIIFDTEVDNYRHFSKQLMEGDNPPDGIICGSEISACGMISGFQDAGKEIGKDVDIIAVETCDLPSFFTPPIPGLRQDMHGVGQKLSKFIVKLVEGGDPTKLQYVEKTTLYPR, encoded by the coding sequence ATGTCAAAAGCCACTCTCAAGACCATTGCTGAGTACACTGGACTGTCGGTCACGACAGTGTCGCGTGCGCTCAAAGATGGGGACGATGTAAAACAACCGACCAAGGATAAGGTAAAAGCGGCGGCGGAAAAATTAGGTTATCGCCCTAATTTGTCTGGCCTAGGTCTGCGTACCGGGATTAACTACAACGTCTGTGCGATTTTGCCGGTGACTAAACCAGGCGACATCGTCGGTGACGTCGGTACCCTAGCGCTTATCAGCGGCCTCACCGCAGGATTAGAAGGCACCCCCTTCCACCTCACCGTATTACCTTTAGAACCCGATCAAGACCCTCTAGAACCCGTTAAGTACGCTGTTGAAAACAATTTGGCAGGCGGCATCATCTTCAATCTTACCGAAACGCAAGACGAGCGTGTCACTTACCTTAATGAGCAAAACATTCCCTTTGTGAGTTTTGGTCAGACTGAAATGTCAGTAGAGCACGCTTATGTTGACATCGATAACTACGATATCGGTTATCGAGCGGCGAGTTATCTGTTCGAAAAAGGTTGCAAAAACATTCGCTTGATCAGCTCGTCGCAAATCTACACTTATGCTTGGCATAAATATTATGGTGTGAAACGAGCGTCAATGGAGTTCGGGGTAGATTTCAACAAAGATAGCGACATCATTTTCGATACCGAAGTTGATAATTATCGCCATTTCTCTAAACAGTTAATGGAAGGCGATAACCCACCCGATGGCATCATTTGCGGCTCAGAAATCAGTGCTTGTGGCATGATCTCTGGTTTCCAGGATGCGGGTAAAGAGATAGGTAAAGACGTCGATATCATTGCAGTGGAGACTTGTGACTTACCAAGTTTCTTCACCCCGCCTATCCCAGGCTTACGTCAAGACATGCATGGTGTTGGTCAAAAGCTTTCTAAATTCATCGTTAAGTTGGTAGAAGGGGGCGATCCAACCAAGCTCCAATACGTCGAGAAAACGACCCTATACCCACGATAG
- a CDS encoding carbohydrate ABC transporter permease translates to MTEQNMILSQDEQKIAERVERCEQEFKKARLRKNLSNPSWVFWTAFKYLTLFLASVAVLVPPYSVLMASFKTLDEYYATSKVGLPESFANFSNYIKVFTDGDLGLAFFNTGTILLVSLVFTIIFGTQVAYVLSRFEFRGKKLVLLAYVIAMVIPAVTTQVATFEVIKSLGLINNKASVVLLYIGADVVMIYVFLQFMKGIPVELDEAAKMEGASYFLIYRKIILPLLKPAIATIIILRTIFIYNDFYFPLLYLPESSQVTVSTALYKFTSVFGTEWTTISAGIVIILIPSIVIFLTLQKQIYAGVTNGAVKG, encoded by the coding sequence ATGACCGAACAAAATATGATCCTAAGCCAAGACGAGCAGAAGATTGCAGAGCGAGTCGAACGATGTGAGCAAGAGTTTAAGAAAGCACGTTTAAGGAAGAACCTGTCTAACCCATCATGGGTATTTTGGACGGCTTTTAAGTACCTAACTTTGTTTTTGGCATCAGTGGCTGTGCTCGTGCCCCCTTATTCAGTATTAATGGCATCGTTCAAAACCTTGGATGAGTATTACGCCACCAGCAAAGTGGGGCTGCCAGAAAGTTTTGCTAACTTTAGCAACTATATCAAGGTGTTCACCGATGGAGACCTAGGGCTGGCTTTCTTCAACACCGGAACCATTTTGCTTGTTTCACTGGTTTTTACCATCATCTTTGGTACTCAAGTCGCCTACGTATTGTCTCGGTTTGAGTTCCGAGGCAAGAAGCTGGTTTTACTGGCGTATGTTATTGCAATGGTGATCCCAGCCGTTACCACGCAGGTAGCGACTTTTGAGGTGATTAAATCTTTGGGGCTGATTAACAATAAAGCGTCGGTGGTGCTGCTCTACATTGGTGCTGACGTGGTAATGATTTATGTCTTCCTCCAATTTATGAAAGGCATTCCCGTGGAGCTTGATGAAGCGGCAAAAATGGAAGGGGCGTCTTACTTCCTGATTTACAGAAAGATCATTTTGCCGCTGTTAAAACCGGCCATCGCCACCATCATCATTCTACGTACGATATTTATCTACAACGATTTTTACTTCCCGTTACTGTACTTACCAGAGTCATCTCAGGTCACAGTCTCGACGGCGCTGTATAAGTTTACTTCCGTGTTTGGTACTGAATGGACCACTATCTCAGCAGGTATCGTGATTATTTTGATCCCATCGATTGTGATCTTCTTAACTCTGCAAAAGCAAATATATGCAGGGGTGACTAACGGTGCGGTGAAAGGGTAA